The Vibrio echinoideorum genome includes a region encoding these proteins:
- a CDS encoding DUF3622 domain-containing protein — protein MSKNKKFDIRLTEKRSGWCAEITRQVTSRSTTVSKRQSDFETEALAQEWAEKELASFISNQAERNERKSEQRKERDDLRHTKELKAEQAREARAKAREEEQEDAE, from the coding sequence ATGTCTAAGAACAAAAAATTTGATATCCGCCTTACAGAAAAACGCAGCGGTTGGTGTGCAGAAATTACTCGTCAAGTAACGTCTCGCAGCACGACAGTATCTAAGCGTCAATCTGATTTTGAAACTGAAGCTCTAGCACAAGAGTGGGCTGAGAAAGAACTAGCATCTTTCATCTCAAACCAAGCTGAACGTAACGAGCGTAAATCAGAACAGCGTAAAGAGCGTGACGACCTACGTCACACTAAAGAGCTTAAAGCTGAGCAAGCACGTGAAGCACGCGCAAAAGCTCGTGAAGAAGAGCAAGAAGACGCTGAGTAA
- a CDS encoding succinylglutamate desuccinylase/aspartoacylase family protein yields MARLKPNQPFELLGYTVQPGQRKEIELQAAQLYTHSPLSIPIEIIHGRQAGPTLMVNAAIHGDELNGVEIARQLTNAIEPNKLKGTLIVVPIVNVFGFIHKSRYLPDRRDLNRCFPGSEKGSLTSRIAHTFFENVAKHCDYILDLHTGAIHRTNLPQIRANLSNPETLRIAKAFATPVIIDSPLRDGSLRSEAEKLCIPVLTYEGGEALRFDHLAIRAGYLGVHQVMKEIGMLRPNRKKLPEPVLSKSTSWIRAESDGILRNMVRLGEQVEAGQTLAYISSPLGHEEGQVITTKGGIVIGQQTLPLVNEGDAVFHIAYFKQDDEEVGQSVESYIEEVAEDDWLTALNN; encoded by the coding sequence ATGGCAAGACTAAAACCTAATCAACCATTCGAATTACTTGGTTATACTGTTCAGCCAGGACAACGAAAAGAGATTGAACTGCAAGCGGCTCAGCTTTACACGCACTCTCCACTTTCGATCCCGATTGAGATCATCCACGGTCGCCAAGCAGGCCCAACACTAATGGTAAACGCTGCTATCCACGGTGATGAGTTAAACGGTGTTGAGATTGCACGACAGTTAACGAACGCAATTGAACCCAATAAACTAAAAGGGACATTAATTGTTGTGCCGATCGTTAACGTGTTTGGCTTCATTCATAAGTCTCGTTACCTACCAGACCGTCGCGACCTAAACCGTTGCTTCCCTGGCAGTGAGAAAGGATCACTGACATCACGTATCGCACACACTTTCTTTGAAAATGTAGCGAAGCACTGTGATTACATTCTGGATCTTCACACGGGTGCGATTCACCGTACGAACCTGCCACAAATTCGTGCAAACTTGTCTAACCCAGAAACACTACGTATTGCGAAAGCGTTCGCAACACCAGTCATCATTGATTCACCTCTGCGTGATGGTTCACTGCGTAGCGAAGCCGAGAAGCTTTGCATTCCAGTGTTAACGTACGAAGGTGGTGAGGCTCTGCGTTTTGATCATTTAGCGATTCGTGCAGGCTACCTCGGCGTTCATCAAGTAATGAAAGAAATTGGCATGCTGCGTCCAAACCGCAAAAAGCTACCTGAACCCGTGCTCAGTAAATCAACCAGTTGGATCCGCGCTGAATCAGACGGTATCTTGCGTAATATGGTAAGACTTGGCGAACAAGTGGAAGCCGGACAAACTTTGGCTTACATCAGCTCTCCTCTAGGGCACGAAGAAGGGCAAGTGATCACGACTAAAGGTGGTATCGTGATTGGTCAGCAAACGCTGCCTCTGGTGAATGAAGGTGATGCGGTGTTCCACATTGCTTACTTCAAACAAGACGATGAAGAAGTAGGCCAATCCGTAGAAAGCTACATTGAAGAAGTAGCAGAAGACGATTGGCTAACCGCGCTGAACAACTGA
- a CDS encoding DUF3332 domain-containing protein yields MKKTITKIVALAVVSVALSGCVGSNAVTGYLMKFNVKAVDNRYARGGLNILLAPAYGLTVAADYLVFNSLEFWTGSNPLTGSPHIFDTKTDTYLDINHQLDPSLTEAPVGPITSADMIEKGQMQQIDENTIQMDITYQSGERATLIGVRDGEMVTYFIDGEVVAQTSIDELESYAATRA; encoded by the coding sequence ATGAAAAAAACAATTACTAAGATCGTTGCACTGGCGGTGGTTTCTGTCGCTCTATCTGGTTGTGTTGGTAGCAACGCAGTTACAGGTTACTTAATGAAGTTTAACGTGAAGGCTGTTGATAACCGTTACGCTCGTGGTGGTCTTAACATTCTATTAGCTCCAGCTTACGGTTTAACTGTTGCTGCGGATTACTTGGTATTCAACTCATTAGAGTTCTGGACTGGTAGCAACCCTCTGACTGGTTCTCCGCATATTTTTGACACTAAGACTGATACTTACCTAGACATCAACCACCAACTTGATCCGTCTTTAACGGAAGCTCCAGTGGGTCCTATCACTAGTGCCGATATGATCGAGAAAGGTCAAATGCAGCAGATTGATGAGAACACTATCCAAATGGACATCACTTACCAATCTGGTGAGCGTGCGACGTTAATCGGTGTTCGCGATGGCGAGATGGTGACGTACTTCATCGATGGTGAAGTTGTGGCACAAACTTCAATTGATGAGCTAGAGAGCTACGCGGCTACACGCGCTTAA
- a CDS encoding aminoacyl-histidine dipeptidase → MSEFHSEISKLSPAPIWQFFDKICSIPHPSKHEEELAQYIIAWATEQGLDVRRDPTGNVFIKKPATPGMENKKGVVLQAHIDMVPQKNEDTDHDFTKDPIQPYIDGEWVTAKGTTLGADNGMGMASCLAVLASNEIQHGPIEVLLTVDEEAGMTGAFGLEAGWLEGDILLNTDSEQEGEVYMGCAGGIDGAMTFEIARNAIPADFVTRKLTLKGLKGGHSGCDIHTGRANANKLIARFLAGHAKELDLRIVEFKGGSLRNAIPREGFVTVAVPAVNQEKLASLYNYYTELLSTELGKVEDSIVTFNEEASVEMGTLASADQARFIAALNACPNGVIRMSDEIEGVVETSLNVGVITTEEDSITVLCLIRSLIDSGRSQVESMLHSVAELAGANIAFSGAYPGWKPDADSEIMHIFRDMYEGIYGHKPNIMVIHAGLECGLFKEPYPNMDMVSFGPTIKFPHSPDEKVKIDTVELFWNQMVALLAAIPEKA, encoded by the coding sequence GTGTCTGAATTCCATTCTGAGATCAGTAAATTGTCCCCTGCCCCTATTTGGCAGTTTTTCGATAAGATTTGTTCAATCCCACACCCTTCAAAGCATGAAGAAGAGCTTGCTCAATACATTATTGCTTGGGCAACAGAGCAAGGCTTAGATGTACGCCGTGATCCAACGGGCAACGTATTCATCAAAAAACCTGCAACGCCGGGTATGGAAAACAAAAAAGGTGTCGTGCTACAAGCTCACATCGATATGGTTCCACAAAAGAACGAAGACACTGATCACGACTTTACAAAAGATCCAATCCAGCCATACATCGATGGTGAATGGGTTACAGCAAAAGGCACAACGCTTGGTGCTGACAACGGCATGGGCATGGCATCTTGCCTAGCTGTTCTTGCTTCAAACGAAATCCAACACGGCCCTATCGAAGTTCTACTAACCGTAGATGAAGAAGCAGGCATGACTGGTGCGTTTGGTCTTGAAGCAGGTTGGCTAGAAGGCGATATCCTTCTTAATACTGACTCAGAGCAAGAAGGTGAAGTGTACATGGGTTGTGCTGGCGGTATCGACGGCGCAATGACATTTGAAATTGCACGTAACGCAATTCCAGCTGACTTCGTAACACGCAAGCTAACGCTAAAAGGCCTAAAAGGCGGTCACTCTGGTTGTGACATTCACACTGGTCGTGCAAACGCAAACAAACTGATTGCTCGCTTCCTAGCCGGTCACGCAAAAGAACTAGACCTTCGCATCGTAGAATTCAAAGGTGGTAGCCTTCGTAATGCGATCCCTCGTGAAGGTTTCGTAACGGTTGCGGTTCCTGCTGTAAACCAAGAAAAACTGGCTTCGCTATACAACTACTACACAGAGCTGCTTTCAACAGAGCTAGGTAAAGTAGAAGACAGCATCGTAACTTTCAACGAAGAAGCTTCAGTTGAAATGGGCACACTAGCATCAGCAGACCAAGCTCGCTTTATCGCGGCACTTAACGCATGTCCAAACGGCGTGATTCGTATGAGTGACGAGATTGAAGGTGTTGTTGAAACGTCTCTAAACGTAGGTGTTATCACAACGGAAGAAGATTCAATCACAGTACTTTGCTTGATCCGCTCTCTTATCGACTCTGGCCGTAGCCAAGTAGAAAGCATGCTTCATTCTGTTGCTGAACTAGCAGGGGCTAACATCGCGTTCTCTGGTGCTTACCCAGGTTGGAAACCAGACGCTGATTCAGAAATCATGCATATCTTCCGAGACATGTACGAAGGTATCTACGGTCACAAGCCAAACATCATGGTTATCCATGCTGGTCTTGAATGTGGTCTATTCAAAGAACCTTACCCGAACATGGATATGGTTTCTTTCGGCCCAACGATCAAGTTCCCACACTCTCCTGATGAGAAAGTGAAGATCGATACTGTTGAATTGTTCTGGAACCAAATGGTTGCATTACTAGCAGCCATTCCAGAAAAAGCATAA
- a CDS encoding NCS2 family permease: MFEKLFKLSENGTNVRTEIIAGLTTFLTMAYIIFVNPMILADAGMDHGAVFVATCLAAAIGCFIMGFVANYPIAQAPGMGLNAFFTYAVVMGMGYTWQVALAAVFVSGVIFIFLSIFKIREWIINSIPMSLRVGISAGIGLFLAFIALSNAGIVVSNPATKVSLGDITAIAPILGALGFFITIALVHRGVKGAVMIAILAITAIGIAIGDVQYGGIMSTPPSLAPTFMQLDFSAVFEIGMISVVFAFLFVDLFDTAGTLVGVATKANLIKEDGKLPRLNKALLADSTATSIGALLGTSNTTSYVESVAGVAEGGRTGLTAVVVGILFLLALFFSPLAGMIPAYATSGALFYVAILMMSGLVGIDWRDLTEAAPVVVTCLLMPLTYSIAEGISLGFIAYAAIKLLSGKGRDVSPAVWVMSAIFILKYIFA, translated from the coding sequence ATGTTCGAAAAGCTATTTAAACTCAGTGAAAATGGCACCAATGTGCGCACTGAAATCATCGCAGGTCTAACAACCTTCCTAACAATGGCTTACATCATTTTTGTAAACCCAATGATTCTAGCTGACGCTGGGATGGACCATGGCGCTGTATTTGTAGCAACCTGTTTAGCGGCTGCTATTGGCTGTTTCATCATGGGCTTTGTTGCTAACTATCCAATTGCTCAAGCTCCAGGTATGGGTTTGAACGCTTTCTTTACCTATGCTGTTGTAATGGGTATGGGTTATACGTGGCAAGTTGCTCTGGCAGCAGTTTTCGTATCAGGCGTAATCTTCATCTTCTTAAGTATCTTTAAGATCCGTGAATGGATTATCAACTCGATTCCGATGTCTCTGCGTGTTGGTATTTCTGCGGGTATCGGCCTTTTCCTAGCATTTATTGCACTTAGCAATGCTGGCATCGTAGTTTCTAACCCAGCAACTAAGGTTTCACTGGGCGATATTACAGCGATTGCTCCAATCTTAGGCGCGCTTGGTTTCTTCATTACGATTGCTCTTGTTCACCGTGGTGTGAAAGGTGCAGTAATGATCGCGATTCTCGCTATCACAGCGATTGGTATTGCTATAGGTGACGTTCAATACGGCGGCATCATGTCTACACCGCCAAGCCTAGCACCAACATTTATGCAGCTTGATTTCTCTGCTGTATTTGAAATTGGTATGATTTCAGTGGTATTCGCATTCTTGTTCGTCGATTTATTCGATACAGCAGGTACTTTGGTTGGTGTTGCTACAAAAGCAAACTTAATCAAAGAAGACGGCAAACTGCCACGCTTGAATAAAGCCCTGCTTGCTGACTCAACAGCAACGTCTATTGGTGCTCTTCTGGGTACATCAAACACCACGTCTTACGTTGAAAGTGTTGCTGGCGTTGCTGAAGGTGGTCGTACAGGTCTAACAGCGGTTGTTGTTGGTATCTTGTTCCTACTGGCTCTTTTCTTCTCGCCACTTGCAGGTATGATTCCAGCTTACGCAACATCAGGTGCGTTGTTCTATGTAGCAATTCTGATGATGTCAGGCCTAGTTGGCATTGATTGGCGTGATCTTACGGAAGCAGCACCAGTCGTGGTAACATGTCTGCTAATGCCGTTGACGTACTCTATCGCTGAGGGTATCTCATTAGGCTTCATCGCTTACGCTGCAATTAAGCTGCTAAGTGGTAAAGGTCGCGACGTTTCACCTGCTGTGTGGGTAATGTCGGCTATCTTTATTCTCAAATACATTTTCGCTTAA
- a CDS encoding xanthine phosphoribosyltransferase encodes MSNKFIITWDNMQTYCRQLAEKQMPAEQWKGIWAVSRGGLVPGAILARELGIRHVDTICISSYDHDHQRDMTVVKAPEGDGEGFLIVEDLVDSGDTARKLREMYPKAKLIAVCAKPSGAHLLDEYIVDIAQDTWIEQPWDTSLSFVEPVNRKSK; translated from the coding sequence ATGAGCAACAAATTCATTATCACTTGGGACAACATGCAGACTTACTGCCGTCAACTAGCAGAAAAGCAAATGCCAGCAGAACAGTGGAAAGGTATCTGGGCTGTAAGCCGTGGTGGTTTGGTTCCTGGTGCAATCTTGGCTCGTGAGCTAGGTATTCGTCACGTAGATACGATTTGTATTTCTAGTTACGACCACGATCACCAGCGTGATATGACTGTAGTTAAAGCACCTGAAGGTGACGGTGAAGGCTTCCTAATCGTTGAAGATCTTGTTGATAGTGGTGACACTGCACGCAAGCTTCGCGAAATGTACCCTAAAGCGAAACTGATCGCTGTTTGTGCAAAACCATCTGGCGCACATTTATTAGACGAGTACATCGTTGATATCGCTCAAGACACATGGATTGAGCAACCTTGGGATACTAGCCTAAGCTTCGTTGAGCCGGTAAATCGCAAGTCAAAATAA
- the frsA gene encoding esterase FrsA, with the protein MSESEETSSNLSETLFVKHKQAKETSMLTRYMPSSEELLDKKREEQNSSWYRNLRRLQWVWQGVNPIEQEAVLARIASSDNSRTTDEWLDTVMGYRSGNWAYEWTKLGMQHQNRSNEKSGEEMAEELFSASLCFSIAGYPHLKNDNLAAQAQVLANAAYSEAIKHTKLIVKQIEVPYQNKKIKANLHLTKTDKPQPVVIVSAGLDSLQTDMWRLFRDYLAPKNIAMLTIDMPSIGHSSHWPLTEDSSCLHQAVLNELPNIPWVDHHKVGLFGFRFGGNAMVRLSFLEQHKLKACISLGAPIHDIFVHADKLKQMPKMHLDVLASRLGKGAVDINSLSGQLMAWSLKVQGLLANSKTSVPILALALEGDPVSPHLDNQLVAIYSDYGKAKKIKTKSITQGYEQSLELAIKWLEDELFR; encoded by the coding sequence ATGTCTGAATCAGAAGAAACGAGCTCGAACCTTTCGGAAACCTTGTTTGTAAAGCACAAGCAGGCCAAAGAGACCTCAATGCTTACTCGCTACATGCCAAGTTCAGAAGAACTGCTGGATAAAAAGCGTGAAGAGCAGAACTCATCTTGGTATCGAAACCTAAGACGTCTTCAGTGGGTATGGCAAGGCGTTAACCCGATAGAGCAAGAAGCGGTATTGGCACGCATCGCGTCATCCGATAATTCTCGTACCACTGATGAGTGGCTAGATACCGTGATGGGCTACCGCAGCGGTAACTGGGCATACGAGTGGACCAAGCTGGGCATGCAGCATCAAAATCGCTCGAATGAAAAGAGCGGTGAAGAGATGGCTGAAGAGTTGTTTTCAGCATCGCTGTGTTTCAGCATTGCGGGCTACCCACATCTAAAGAACGATAACCTTGCTGCTCAGGCACAGGTACTAGCGAATGCGGCGTATTCTGAAGCGATCAAACACACTAAATTGATCGTCAAACAAATCGAAGTGCCGTATCAAAACAAAAAGATTAAGGCGAACTTACATCTAACCAAAACAGACAAACCACAACCTGTCGTGATCGTGAGTGCAGGTTTAGATAGCCTGCAAACAGACATGTGGCGTTTGTTTAGAGATTACCTAGCACCGAAAAATATTGCGATGCTAACGATTGATATGCCGTCGATAGGGCACAGTTCGCATTGGCCACTAACCGAAGACTCTTCTTGCCTGCATCAAGCCGTGTTGAATGAACTGCCTAATATCCCATGGGTGGACCATCATAAAGTCGGTCTGTTCGGTTTCCGATTCGGTGGTAACGCGATGGTGAGGTTATCCTTCCTTGAGCAACATAAACTCAAAGCCTGTATCTCTTTAGGGGCTCCGATCCACGATATCTTTGTTCATGCCGACAAACTAAAGCAGATGCCTAAGATGCACTTGGATGTATTGGCTTCGCGTCTTGGTAAAGGGGCGGTGGATATCAATAGCCTTTCTGGACAACTGATGGCTTGGTCATTGAAGGTGCAAGGCTTGCTGGCTAACAGTAAAACCAGTGTTCCTATTTTGGCATTGGCTTTGGAAGGTGACCCTGTTTCACCGCATCTGGATAATCAACTGGTTGCTATTTACAGTGATTACGGCAAAGCGAAGAAAATCAAAACCAAATCAATTACACAGGGGTATGAGCAATCCCTCGAATTAGCGATAAAGTGGCTTGAGGATGAATTATTTAGATGA
- the crl gene encoding sigma factor-binding protein Crl codes for MSEVTQQPTHYRLLNVLKAIGPYLREPQSEDGHYIFDCLSVCVNDKKSPEEREFWGWWLELDKSEEGYSAKYNIGKYNVDGNWVCLPLPKKAVAEVSRTQEAFHQKLVDELQSKFEISVQFDEESVEFV; via the coding sequence ATGTCAGAAGTGACACAACAACCTACGCATTATCGCTTGTTAAACGTTTTAAAGGCTATTGGGCCTTACTTGAGGGAGCCGCAATCAGAAGATGGTCACTACATTTTTGATTGCTTGTCTGTGTGTGTGAACGATAAAAAGTCACCAGAAGAGCGTGAGTTCTGGGGCTGGTGGTTAGAGTTGGATAAGTCGGAAGAAGGATATTCGGCGAAGTACAACATCGGTAAATACAACGTCGATGGCAACTGGGTTTGCTTACCATTACCTAAGAAGGCAGTAGCCGAGGTGTCTCGCACTCAAGAAGCCTTTCACCAAAAACTGGTTGATGAGCTTCAAAGTAAGTTTGAAATCAGTGTTCAATTCGACGAAGAGTCTGTCGAATTCGTCTGA
- the proB gene encoding glutamate 5-kinase, translating to MLKHHLLFVLSIKDFMTTNHQSGTTTQRKTVVVKLGTSVLTGGTLALDRAHMVELVRQCAELKKQGHSVVMVSSGAIAAGREHLGYPALPNSMASKQLLAAVGQSQLIQAWESLFAIYGLKIGQMLLTRADLDDRERFLNARDTINALVEHDIIPVVNENDAVATNEIKVGDNDNLSALVGILCGADKLLLLTDQKGLFTADPRKDPNAELIKEVKTIDDTLRKIAGGSGTTLGTGGMATKLQAADIARRAGIEVIIAAGSAENVVFDSLSDNPQGTRFLPLEEALENRKRWILAGPASAGDIVVDDGAVNAVNTKGSSLLAKGVIRVQGEFSRGEVTQVTNSKGKVIARGIASYSSQDLAKIAGKHSKDIGDILGYDYGSEVIHRDDMVVIQE from the coding sequence TTGCTAAAACATCACCTCTTATTTGTTTTATCCATAAAAGACTTCATGACAACAAATCATCAAAGCGGGACAACAACACAGCGCAAAACTGTCGTTGTTAAACTGGGTACCAGTGTCTTAACTGGTGGAACATTGGCATTAGATCGTGCTCACATGGTTGAGCTGGTTCGTCAATGTGCTGAATTAAAAAAACAAGGCCACTCTGTGGTTATGGTTTCGTCTGGCGCAATTGCAGCAGGACGCGAGCACCTTGGTTACCCCGCACTCCCCAACTCGATGGCGAGCAAACAGTTGCTTGCGGCAGTTGGGCAGAGTCAGTTGATTCAAGCTTGGGAGTCTTTGTTTGCGATTTATGGCCTTAAGATTGGCCAGATGCTACTGACTCGTGCAGATCTTGATGATCGCGAACGTTTTCTTAACGCTCGTGACACGATCAACGCACTCGTTGAACACGATATTATTCCCGTAGTTAATGAAAACGACGCAGTAGCAACCAATGAAATTAAAGTGGGTGACAACGATAACTTGTCGGCACTGGTGGGTATTTTATGTGGCGCCGATAAGCTTCTGCTATTAACCGACCAAAAAGGCCTGTTTACGGCAGACCCTCGCAAAGATCCGAATGCTGAGCTCATAAAAGAAGTGAAAACCATTGATGATACATTGCGTAAGATCGCAGGCGGCAGTGGTACTACGTTAGGTACTGGTGGCATGGCGACAAAACTGCAGGCCGCTGATATTGCTCGTCGTGCGGGTATTGAAGTGATCATTGCAGCTGGCAGTGCTGAAAACGTGGTGTTTGACTCATTAAGTGATAACCCACAAGGCACGCGTTTCTTGCCGTTAGAAGAAGCGCTTGAAAACCGTAAGCGCTGGATTTTAGCAGGCCCAGCTTCTGCTGGAGATATTGTTGTTGATGATGGAGCGGTCAATGCCGTGAACACTAAAGGCAGCAGCTTGTTGGCAAAAGGGGTCATTCGAGTTCAAGGCGAATTTTCTCGTGGTGAAGTCACCCAAGTTACCAACAGCAAAGGCAAAGTCATTGCGCGTGGTATCGCCAGTTATTCAAGCCAAGACCTAGCAAAAATCGCAGGCAAGCACAGTAAAGATATTGGCGATATTCTTGGTTACGATTACGGGTCAGAGGTCATTCACCGTGACGACATGGTAGTGATTCAAGAGTAG
- a CDS encoding glutamate-5-semialdehyde dehydrogenase, whose translation MDLTNMGIAAKDAAFHLATASTAQKNKALAIIADELEANATTILEANAKDIELGCEAGLTDALLDRLLLNEERLTGIANDVRNVISLNDPVGSEMDSKVLENGMSLSRRRVPLGVVGVIYEARPNVTIDIAALCLKTGNASILRGGKETFFSNMELVKVIQSALEKAELPAASVQYIEKPDRELVSQLLKLDDYVDMIIPRGGAGLHKMCKENSTIPVIIGGFGISHIFVDESADIEKSVDVVENSKVQRPSACNSLDTLLVHEAVAEAFLSQLTQRLAGKVTLVTDVSAKSLLVGFEDQRDAVEGDFDTEWLSYTLGVKVVADVAQAIDHMRVHNASHSDAIMTNSLESSERFINSVGSAAVYVNASTRFTDGAQFGLGAEVAVSTQKLHARGPMGLEELTSYKWVGKANYLVRG comes from the coding sequence GTGGATTTAACTAATATGGGTATCGCAGCAAAAGACGCTGCTTTTCACCTAGCGACCGCATCAACGGCGCAGAAGAACAAAGCATTGGCGATCATTGCTGATGAGCTAGAAGCAAACGCAACGACCATTTTAGAAGCAAACGCGAAAGATATTGAGCTTGGTTGCGAAGCGGGTTTAACCGATGCTCTACTTGACCGTCTATTACTCAACGAAGAACGTTTAACGGGTATTGCTAACGATGTACGTAACGTTATTAGTTTGAATGATCCTGTTGGCAGCGAAATGGACAGTAAGGTACTGGAAAACGGTATGTCACTGTCTCGTCGTCGTGTACCGCTTGGTGTAGTTGGCGTTATTTATGAAGCTCGTCCGAACGTAACCATCGATATTGCGGCACTGTGTCTTAAAACAGGTAATGCAAGCATCTTACGTGGTGGCAAAGAGACGTTCTTCTCGAACATGGAGCTGGTTAAAGTCATCCAGTCTGCATTAGAGAAAGCGGAACTTCCTGCTGCTTCAGTTCAGTACATTGAAAAACCTGATCGTGAATTAGTATCTCAACTGCTTAAGTTGGATGACTACGTGGATATGATCATTCCTCGTGGTGGCGCTGGCTTGCACAAGATGTGCAAAGAGAACAGCACCATTCCAGTGATCATTGGCGGATTTGGTATCAGTCATATCTTTGTTGATGAAAGTGCGGATATTGAAAAGTCGGTAGATGTGGTTGAAAACTCTAAAGTTCAACGCCCGTCTGCGTGTAATTCACTAGATACATTATTAGTGCACGAAGCGGTTGCTGAGGCTTTCTTATCGCAGCTAACACAGCGTTTAGCGGGCAAGGTTACCTTGGTTACTGATGTTAGCGCAAAATCGTTGCTGGTTGGTTTTGAAGATCAACGTGATGCCGTTGAAGGTGACTTTGACACTGAATGGCTAAGCTACACGCTAGGCGTGAAAGTAGTCGCGGATGTCGCACAAGCGATTGACCACATGCGTGTACACAACGCGAGCCACTCCGACGCGATCATGACCAATAGTCTAGAGAGCTCAGAGCGTTTTATTAACTCTGTCGGTTCTGCTGCGGTCTATGTGAATGCATCAACACGATTCACCGATGGTGCACAGTTTGGTTTAGGCGCTGAAGTGGCTGTATCGACTCAGAAACTACACGCTCGTGGCCCAATGGGCTTAGAAGAACTCACAAGCTACAAATGGGTGGGTAAAGCGAACTATTTAGTTCGTGGTTAA
- the nrdR gene encoding transcriptional regulator NrdR: protein MHCPFCSENDTKVIDSRLVADGHQVRRRRQCLACSERFTTFESAELVMPKVIKSNGNREPFNEDKMVGGVQRALEKRPVSADAIELAISTIKSQLRATGEREVPSEMIGNLVMGQLKDLDKVAYIRFASVYRSFEDIREFGEEIAKLED, encoded by the coding sequence ATGCATTGTCCTTTTTGTTCAGAGAACGACACTAAAGTAATCGATTCAAGACTGGTAGCCGATGGCCATCAGGTTCGTCGTCGCCGTCAATGCCTTGCATGTAGTGAACGTTTTACTACTTTTGAATCGGCAGAGCTTGTGATGCCTAAAGTCATAAAGTCGAACGGAAACCGCGAACCATTCAATGAAGATAAGATGGTGGGTGGCGTTCAGCGCGCTCTCGAAAAACGCCCAGTGAGTGCTGATGCTATTGAACTGGCAATTAGTACGATTAAGTCACAACTCCGTGCAACGGGCGAGCGTGAAGTTCCTAGTGAAATGATTGGTAACCTTGTTATGGGCCAATTAAAAGATTTGGATAAAGTAGCGTACATTCGTTTTGCTTCTGTTTACCGCAGCTTTGAAGATATCCGAGAATTTGGCGAAGAAATCGCTAAATTAGAGGATTAA